Below is a window of Oryza brachyantha chromosome 10, ObraRS2, whole genome shotgun sequence DNA.
aatgataccaaattttatactcgaTGATACCATCCGTTATCATTTGGTATTATCTGATATCTTGTAATACTAAGTGGTATCATTAGTTAACATGTTGTTACATGTTGTTCCATATGGTCTGGCGGTGAAGTATCGCCGATGGAGAAGTATCAACAGTGATGATACGACGAGACCGAGCAGGGACCGTGCGTCGGCGTGGTATCAGCGATGGCGGCCGATTATACCAAGCAGGAACCGCGTGCCGTCCGTGAGGTAGGAGCAGCGGCGGTCAGGTGGCGAGGTAGACAACggtggcgcgcggcgaggtATCAACGGTGGCGCGGGGGAGTGCGGCGGCCCGATGGAGTGCGGCGAGAGGGGGAGTGCACCGGCACGGGGGAAGTAGGTAGacaacggcggcgccgcggcgaggtATCGACGGCGGCACGGGGGAGTGCACCGGCACGGGGGAGTACGACAGAGAGGGGGAGTGCATCGGTGGAGTGCGACAGAGGGGGGAGTAGCGTGGAGATGCACGCGGCGCGGCAGCGGGAACGCACATGCTACAGAGGACACTCGTACATTAACTATACCGTCGGTACGAAATGTCATTACACTAGCGGTCCTCTTTAGTATATTCTATTATTAGCAATTGtatagtccaacaaaaaataactcgAAGTGCCAGTatctcgtggtaccaaattatttctgatcgttggatctaacagcgcacatcctactcagctagatccaatggttaagaaatgatttggtacctcgaggcactttttgttggaccggagcaaatctcttctattatatatacttaCACAGTATATTAGCACCGTTAAATTTACTATGTTTAGACAAAAATTTAAGAGCGGGTCACCTATATGCTAAATAATAGATCCGCCGCTGCACTACGAAGTCCAGGCGTAGCTCGAAGCAATATATGGCATAGACCAAAAACCGTTTTGCTTCTAGGTGTTATTCTCTGAAAATAATTCTATAGCTCCTTGATGGATATGGTTGTTTCGgatgtatatttctatgagaAATGTGGTCTTTCTCGATGTTATTTCCAACTTACGAACTTGATTTTGCCGACGGTATCTACGAAAGCTTTTGGATTCTTATGGGCGATTGACAAATGTCCATGCGTATATGGATTAACTGTGTCACAGTAATGCAATTTTAGACATGACACCGACCTACAAAGCTACAACTCATCAGCAAACATACGGTTTTAGTAcatttatatcaaaacaataGAGCCTTTTATTTCTTACTAGACAGAATAGAGTACGCATAAATATCACACGTCAGGCTCTATTCATGTATGTTTTGATCGCAGATCGACGACTAAAATCACGGATTAGCATCACCATATCCCGAACCATTGCCTTTGCCACTACCGCTCCCACCATAGGTACCATTGCCTTGGCCATTAGCATTTCCATTAGCACCAGCATTCGCATAACTTGGTCCGCCATAGTATGTATTGGCTGAACTAGAGCCAGAGCCAGTACCATTACCGGATCCTGATCCAGTAGATGGCCAATATCCTCCAGCTTGTCCTCCACCACTGCCTGCACCCTTACCTCCAGCGCTAGAGTAACCACCATAACCAGAGTAATACCCGGTAGCATACTGACTAGAGCTTGAACCTGCACCAGATCCGCCACCCGCCCCGTATCCACCATATTGGCTGGTGCCagcacctccaccgccgcctcccgcggTAGCATTGGCACCATTCGAGCCACTCTGTGCGGCCCCGACACTAGCCCCAGCACCAGAGCCACTGCCATTGACAGCTCCACCGCCCCACCCTTCTCCCGTACCTGTTCCATCAGCACTAGAGTATCTAGTTACTCTCGCAGCATTAGCTAGCCCCATGCTCAAGAGAACGAAGAACCCAAGAGCTGCAAGTTTTGTTCCTGCCATTGTGAACTTACTTTGCTAGATCTGGTTAACCGTGAGATGAGTGGTAAGCAATGGATTGTGCACGTATTTATAGGGCATAAAAGCCATCTAGCGCACACTTGTGCCTAGCTAGTGATGTACCACTGTGTTCAGCTTCTGTAGGAGATCAAGTGGTGGTATACCTGTGTAAAACAACAACCTAGACCAATTAATGCAGTGCTTGTTGACCAAGACTAAATCAAACAAGCCTGATCGAGATGAcgcgattaattaattacttcgTATAGCGTTACCACTTGCGATGTGTCCATGGTCCTTATGTTTCATTTATCAAGTTTAGATGCTCTCCTAGtcacatatatgatatatcttcTTTCTCATGtttggattaattagttatcaCAGTACTGGTGCCCAAACAAGTTGgtacataaaataattatgcCATGATTTACATCAAAGTGATGGATGCACTACTACAGAGACACATCCATATGTGCTGGTTCGTAACACTTATAGGTGTCGGATATGGACCCAACACAGACCAATGAGGTTATTAGTTTTCAAATATAGAAACATTGTCATCAACATTTACCATGAATCGATACTTATGAACGAATCATTTGTGTCGGTTCATAGCTAGAACCAGTACAGATACTTGTCATTGGTGCCAGTTCTTGAGGATGCAGTACATGCCAATGCTCGGTGAATGGGAGAGAGAACCTGTCAGTGCGGGTTCTAAAATAACCGACACTGATGTCTCGGTCAAAATGATTTGTTCCTTTTGTTAGTGGTGGGAGGATCTCTCTCTACAAAACTTCTATCGTTGAATGCATTACCTCTGGGCTCATTACAACTACAGATAAATTGAGATAGAttatgatgcatgcatgattatgGTTGTGTTTAGTAGACCTCTTCTAGTAATTGTAGCAACTTGAAGAATATtagccttatcttttcgcttctacttatgtttataagccaaaaatttaactttcaaatttgattttgggtattttttttcgtaGTTCATTTTGcagcctttgtttttagattgatatgtatataaaaagttttttataaattattttgagtaAAATATACAGACAGTCCTTAAACTTGAGAGCAAGTGTCAGTTAGGTTCAGGAACTTGAAAACCACATATCTAGGTCAATAATCTTGGTTTAATGATTCGTAGCGGGTCCAAACCTCATTTGACCTAGGCTGGCTCCCAACGTGGCAATCCACGTAGGCAAAACAGCCTAGGGTCAAATGAGGTTTGGACCCGCTACGAATCATTAAACCAAGATTATGGACCTAGATATGCAGTTCTCAAGTTCATGCACCTAAGTTACACTCGCTCTCAAGTTTTAAGGACCAcccatgtattttactcaattattttttatttgtaaatatgtcgtttggcttcTTACTAGTAATGTAGCTCGCTCGGAAGGTTTAGATTCTTGCCTctaatttaattgttttgtaCTACTGGAATCCGAAAATAAGCTTATGTGGCCTCATTTAAGATAGCTAATTAAAATTCAGACCAGTAAGCTTATGTTGTCTTATTGTTGTGATAGTTGTTTCAAGACATAAACGAATAAAACAACTCCTACAAAGTTGAAGAGTTATTTCAGAAAAGTATGAAAAGTGTtccaacaaaatttttatataaatttgttgatGAAACACGCCATATTAAAATCAACgtaaagaatgaaaaaaaaaaccacaatgcataatcatatataaacagGTGCTATAAGTAGAAGAGGTTTTCGCTTCTCTATAAGAGTTAGAAATGAATAAAgaagatttcttttatcatCGTCTTACATTAAATTGTCctgttataaaataattattatatttcatgttataagatgttatgtttttatctagatttagttttatatagattctaataaatataaatatatatatatataacatatctATTGATATACAATTTAGTCTTAACTAGattcataaattaataaatttatacgacttgtatatatgtatagatgaattagcatccataaaaatagaaataacatcagaaaatcttacatcATGAAATGAATGTAGTATTGTAATATAAACTATATGAGTATCAGTTTAGGTATATACGGAGTATAAGAGTGTATTAATTCTTTCTAGACGTAGAGGCTGAGAATATAATCGTCTATATATCTCGTAACAGCAATATAATATTTCTGTGTAGTAAATGGTGAACCAGGATAAATTAACTCCTAGTGGCATGTTCAGAGATCGAAACACTCACATCCTCTGATGAGCAGAAGATTTTTCTGCGGCCCATATGCATGGCAGTTGACATTTGCGGAGGACGACCTCGAAGTTTTCGCAGCTGACTTTTGACCTGTCTGTATGAGCTAAGCAAGTTGGCAATCGGATCGAGTATCCGATCCGACCACGCAGCTGCATGCATAGTTTAGAACACGATACACGCGGAGACagaattaattagttaattacttGGAGGTGGTCGATCTGGATCAGCTGACCAGCTAGCGTCGCGACCGAGGGAAGTACGTAGCAGAGCTTGGCCGCCGCCaagctcgatcgatctggtCGCTCGCCGAGTCGCCGGCATCTTCGGCAACGTCAAgcgcgcgccggcgctgcGTGGAGCGCCACCTCCCCATCTGGTCCGGTGGCCGGCGAGAGGCGCCGCGCGCATCTTCGTCAGCCTCGAGCTCGTCAACACGGATTTATGCGGCGGCAATCCAAGAAGCCTCCGTCGCCGGATCTCGATCTTCTACAATTATGCTAATATTGTCAGTGACATAATAACAAACGATATCAATCATCCGCTGCCTACCTTCGCCGGTATCCTCGGTACAGCTGTTTACCACCATTGCCGGAGTTTCATGGTGGTGGCGATGTGACGGCGGTAGGACCAATTTCTTTGTTGTTTTCACCGCTAATATCGACGAAAATGATTATGCGGACTTCATTGTTAGTGTAAGAGGAATAGTTATGACATGCAGGGCGCCATATCATTTTGAAATAATGTCATTAATATTAATACCTTCTCTCCGGTATAAAACACAGTGACgatgaaattttaaatgttaggACTTTCTTGGCGGGGTCTTATGGATTAGATTTAATGGTAATAACGATTACATGTTCTGTACAAATAACTGATCTACAACTCAACTATATTATGCAGTGTTCCTCTTTTGTTTTACAGTGTTCCTCTTTTGTTTTAGTTGGATGTCAGTTGCTCGTGATTGTTATTCTCGTAGATATGTTTTACCTGTTTGAGGAACATTAGGACacaaaatttctttgtttgcaTCAAACTGAATGAATTTGATTATCTAGATAACTAGATGGATATCTCGCGTGTTGCTGCGGGAGAACTGTGtgataatatagtatatatgagTTCAAAAGGATTTTTCTTACCTAATATAcgttttttcatgtgtttatatatttttgtgtctttatcaattatccataTGTTATAAATAATTGGGTTGTATGGTGTGCCTTTTGGGTAAGAGATGtaatttacacccttgataTATCATcgtaatgctaaaaataattaaggtcACATGGCTTtatgagagaaaagaaaattagcaTTAACTATATTTAGTGGGCATTAACTTGATAGAAAGAAAGGATGCGGTTCTGTATTCCCACGTATTTAGAAAACTTAGTAACATCATAAAATTGTCGAATTACcctcaaaacaaaacaattatatcCATCTGTGACttttataaatacatgtaAGAGTTTAtcctcaaaataaaatatatgttttttaaaccaTTTCAGTAAGATACATGACACTACAGATTTCGAATGTTGCATGGACCAGAGTGCGATTATCGTACATAGATGCCCTATCTATACtcgttttaaatataagttaacttagccaGAGGGGCGGATGCGGCCTAATTTAATCGAGTCCcaagaaaaagatgaatatAGCATATATTGCCTCTGTTTCATGTTATGGCCTCCTCCAATGGGTATCTATAAGCTATCTATAAGcgatactatataatttttttaatagaagagagataaaagctatagtctcttgcacatattctaatgtcaagtgagaatgaattATGGGGTCATTATACTATAAGTTATTTGCTAAGAGCTAGACCATGGAACAAGTTGTCTTTTAGAATGCTTAGAGATAGTATGTTATGTCTATTATTGGAGGTGGCCTAATATTTTCAAGCATTGAGACTCATGGATGTGCTAATGAATGTGGGCacgtatatacaaaacatataattataaaattcaaataacgGAATCCAAGCTGAGaaattactaaattatatgCCAGAAGGAATCTCAGAGTTTTCTCAAAACAATGTATGGTCGACAGACGAACAATTAATGCTAACATTAGTTAATTCACTTGCTTAATTCTTCCTGATTACATTAGCCTTGTGCAACCATACCACCGCTAGGGGAAGGAGTATATACTATACAATTAACACGTACTCAACCTATACTGCTACTTGGTGACACTATACTGTCCGTGACCTCTGATAAAGTATGCATGTCTCGTTTAGAACATTATGGCGATAATTGACCATcacatgtttttatattgATCGTCAACGGTAGCAGAGTACTAATACAGATATAGATTTTGATCTAATTTCATTTACCTTTTTGGAAACATGATAGAAACAAATGTGCTCATAATAcgaaaattatttaaaaaaaggttttcACAGGTGGGTGACATTTGAAAATCAAGTTGGGCAAATGGTTGTACAAtcacatgtaaaaaaaagtaaaatgacaTGTAGCTTAGTGATTGTATTGATTTAAGTAGCATCTAAGGTCCTGAGTTCAAATCAATTGGTTATTTTCCTACTGGGTTGGATGTGCTAAGTTCccgaactaaaaaaatatatctctatAAATCCGGTTGGATATCGAGACCGGGTAAAATTACCCTAatcaaaaaacatataaaaaagatattttcaCATGTAGAGGCCGAGCCATTGCCATTGGTCAGCAGCTATGGTCTATGGGAGGTTGTAGTACCTGGCTCTCTTCGGGAGATAGCAGCCATGCAGCTAATCACGTTGTGAGCCTTTTCGGCCCATGCATGGGTCCAAGGTCCAACTAGCCCAGCCCATTAAAGCCCTACGTCATGCTATTGGCAAAGGCCATCGGATGGGAAAATCAGTTTCGTTGACGTCTACTTGAGACACAGCTGTTTGAAGTGTTGTTGTATACATAAATGGGACACGCtcggcttaattaatttactcggttgtcctccctcccttttacACGTAAGACTTCGTAGCCttacctaaatttatctaaatttatatgaatactaattaatctagacatatatataaattaattatatacaatATTTATCAATAGTTGAATTTAATCAAGATTAGAAAGTCTTccgatatgaaacggagatactACTGTACATATCACACTTAAGTCAGCCCTAGACAAAGTACCAACCAAATCATGATTCAACAACGGGAGAGAACAACTACATAATCTTTTTGCTGCTAATACTAATAGATCATGCAATTCCAACTAGTTGGAAGGTGTGCAACATATATAATTCCCTTTCTATTTAGATTTCTGTCCTCACACTAATTAATACCGCATCACAGGCAGATCTGCCAGTCAGGCTGGGTGGGCTAGAGACCCTATCGAATCGTGTCATTGGAGCATCTCTTAGTTCTaccaataaaatttttgcCTTTTTGCCATTACTGAAAGGAAGGAATGGCTAAAGACGTCAGGAAGCAGTTTGAACAAAGGTTGAAGAAGACATTAATCCTtcctaatcttttttttataccaCTGTACGGCATAACCAGGTTATTATTACGATTTTCTCGTGGGCCATCTTTGTAAAACAATTATTGTGGggactaatata
It encodes the following:
- the LOC102707156 gene encoding glycine-rich cell wall structural protein 1.0-like gives rise to the protein MAGTKLAALGFFVLLSMGLANAARVTRYSSADGTGTGEGWGGGAVNGSGSGAGASVGAAQSGSNGANATAGGGGGGAGTSQYGGYGAGGGSGAGSSSSQYATGYYSGYGGYSSAGGKGAGSGGGQAGGYWPSTGSGSGNGTGSGSSSANTYYGGPSYANAGANGNANGQGNGTYGGSGSGKGNGSGYGDANP